The Marinomonas profundi DNA segment CGTGAGCATACCAACGCATTCTCCTTGGTCGTTTACGATGGGGATGTTCCTAATGTTTTTTTCCTGCATTAATGCTTTGGCTTTCGCTAAAGAGTCGTTTTCTCTTAAAGTAATTAAATCAGTAACCATCAGGTCGGCCACGGTGCGCATGAATGAGTCTCCTTGTGTCTGTTTCAGCGTGTTTATTTTGACAGTAAGATCCAGTGTAGAGCGTATTAAGTATGAAAGGCAATCCTGTATTTAAGACAATATAGTTCCTTGAGGTAGATCAAGCATGACAGATCAAGAATGGATGGAACGCGCGATCGCGCTGGCGGATAAGGCGGCATCAGAGAGTGAAATTCCTGTGGGGGCGATTGTTGTACTTAATAATGAGATGATTGGTGAAGGCTATAATTCGCCTATTTCGAATTGCGACCCAACAGCCCATGCCGAAATACAAGCCATTCGCATGGCCTGTAAAACCATGAATAACTATCGGCTTCCCGGTGCGACTTTGTACGTGACATTAGAACCTTGTTCCATGTGCGCTGGCGCCATGGTGCATTCGCGTATTGATAGAGTGGTGTATGCCGCCACGGAGCCAAAAAGTGGCATTATTGAAAGCCAAGGGCGGTTTTTTGACGCGCCATTTCTTAATCATAAAGTGAAAGTTGAGTCTGGAGTCTTGGCCGAAAAGGCGTCTCTGCAGCTGAC contains these protein-coding regions:
- the tadA gene encoding tRNA adenosine(34) deaminase TadA encodes the protein MTDQEWMERAIALADKAASESEIPVGAIVVLNNEMIGEGYNSPISNCDPTAHAEIQAIRMACKTMNNYRLPGATLYVTLEPCSMCAGAMVHSRIDRVVYAATEPKSGIIESQGRFFDAPFLNHKVKVESGVLAEKASLQLTQFFQYRREQKKRLKEQAKKAI